GGCCGTTACGCCGATCAGGCTCAACTGGAGCTGATCTACGCGAACTACAAGAACAGCGAGCCGGAAGCCGCCAAGTCGGCCGCCGAGCGTTTCATTCGTCTGCATCCCCAGCACCCCAACGTCGACTACGCCTACTACATGCGCGGCCTGACCTCCTTCGACCAGGACGTCGGCCTGCTGGCGCGCTTCCTGCCCCTGGACCAGACCAAGCGTGACCCGGGCGCAGCGCGTGACTCGTTCAACGAGTTCGCCCAGCTCACCAGCCGCTACCCCAACAGCCGCTACGCGCCAGACGCCAAGCAGCGCATGATCTACCTGCGCAACCTGCTGGCCTCCTACGAAATCCACGTGGCCGACTACTACCTGACCCGTCAGGCCTATGTAGCCGCTGCCAACCGTGGCCGCTACGTAGTGGAGAACTTCCAGGAAACCCCTTCGGTCGGCGACGGCCTGGCGGTGATGGTCGAGTCCTACCAGCGCCTGCACCTGGACGACCTGGCGGCCACCAGCCTGGAAGTGCTGAAGGCCAACTACCCGAACCATCCACAGCTGGCCGGTGGCGAGTTCACCCCGCGCGAGCCGGAAGCCGACAACCGCTCCTGGCTGTCCAAGGCGACCCTGGGCCTGATCGGCAACGGCGCGCCGCTGCCACCGGGCGAGACCCGCGCAAACCAGGACATCGTGCGCCAGTACGAAGAAGCCAAGCAGGCCATTCCGAAGGAACTGTTGCCGGAAAACCAGGCACAGGTCGAGGAAGAAGCGGCCAAGAACGCCGAAGGCAAGAAGAGCCGTTCGTGGTTCAGCTACATGACCTTCGGCCTGTTCGACTAAGCCGAGCGGTTAACGATCAAAGAGGCCCACGGGCCTCTTTGTCGTTTCTGCGGCCATGCTTCGGCGGACTAGCCCGGTCGCCGGGATGGCGCAATGCCTTGCGCCCCTGTGCGGCATTCCCGTCCTTGGCTAAACTGCGCAATCAACTCACTTCGATCGGTTCTCCATGATTCGCATCATTCTCTGGGCAGCCCTGATCCTGGCGGCCATCTGGTTCGTCAAGCGCCTGCTCAATCCGCCCAGCCGCAAACCCGCTGCCGATGCCTCGGCTCAGGATGCTCCCGCGCCCATGGTGCGCTGTGCGCAATGCGGCGTTCATCTGCCTCGCGACCGTGCATTGAGCCAGGAACAGCAATGGTATTGCAGCGAGGCTCACCGGCTCCAAGGCCCCGCCTCACGTGAGCGTTGAGCCACTGTCCCTCAACAGCCCCCTGGCCCAGCGCATCCTGCGGCTCTACCACCTCTACCGGCTGATCATCGGCATCATGCTGGTGCTGCTGGTGTCCAGCGACATGGATGTCGAACTGCTGGACATGAGCAATCCCGGCCTGTTCCGCGCCGGCTGCTGGATCTACCTGGTCACCAACATCCTGGTGGTGGTGCTGCTCGAGCGCCCCCGGCACAAGGCCCTGATGTTCAGCCTGGCGCTGAGCGATGCGATCCTGCTGTCGGGGCTGTTCTATGCCGGCGGCGGCACTGCCAGCGGCATCGGCAACCTGCTGATCGCCTCGGTGGCAATTAGCAATATCCTGTTGCGCGGGCGGGTCGGTCTGTCGATTGCCGCCGTGTCGGCCATCGGCATCATCTACCTGACCTTCTACCTCAGCTTCGACAACCCCAAGGTCGCCAATGACTACGTGCAAGCCGGCAGCCTGGGCGCCCTGTGCTTCGCCGTCGCCTTGCTGATGCAGGCGTTGACCGCACGCTTGCGCCTGAGCGAGGTCCTGGCCGAGCAACGCGCCGTGGATGTGGATAACCTCGAAGAACTCAACGGCCTGATCCTGCAGCGCATGCGCACCGGCATTCTGGTACTGGATGCCAACCGACGCATTCTGCTGATCAACCAGGCCGCCCATGCGCTGCTAGGCCACGAGCGTCTGAACGGCGAAGTTCTGGATGACTACTGCCCGGCCCTGGTCGAGCGCCTCAGGCACTGGCGCATGAACCCGGTGCGGATCACCGAGAGCTTGCGCACCTCTCCCGCCGGGCCGGTGCTGCAGGCCAGCTTCGCCACCCTGAACCGCCACGACCAGCAACAGACCCTGGTGTTTCTCGAAGACCTCTCGCAGGTCGCCTTGCAGGCCCAGCAGCTCAAGCTGGCGGCGCTGGGGCGGCTGACCGCCGGCATCGCCCATGAAATCCGCAACCCGCTGGGCGCCATCGGCCACGCGGTGCAACTGCTGGAAGAATCGGAAGAACTCAGTACGCCCGACCGGCGTCTGGCGCAGATCATCCATGACCAGTCACGGCGCATCAACGTGGTGATCGAAAACGTCCTGCAGCTGTCGCGCCGCCGCGAAGCCGCGCCACAACAGTTGAACCTCGCTGCCTGGCTGGAAGACTTCGTCAGCCAGTGGCGCGCCAGCGCGCCGCCCCGGCACCAGTTGCACTGCGAGATCGGCGACGGAGCGCTGAGCACGCGCATGGACCCCGAGCACCTGACCCAGGTGCTGACCAACCTGGTGCATAACGGTCTGCGCCACAGCGGCCAGGTGCATGAGCAGGCGCAGGTCTGGTTGCGGCTTTATCACCAGCCAGGCAGCCACTTGCCGGTTCTAGATGTACTCGATGATGGTGCCGGGGTCTCCGAGCAGCACCTGGGCAAAATGTTCGAGCCCTTTTTCACCACCGAAACCAAAGGCACGGGGCTGGGTCTGTACCTGTCCCGTGAGCTGTGTGCCAGCAACCAGGCGCATCTGGACTATGCCCTGCGGCCCGAAGGCGGCAGTTGCCTGCGCATTACCTTCGCCCACCCGTTCAAGTTGAGTTGAGCATGACTTCAAGGCAGAAGATCCTCATCGTTGACGATGAGCCGGACATCCGCGAACTCCTGGAAATTACCCTGGGCAGGATGAAACTCGACACCCGCGCCGCCCGCAACGTGGCCGAGGCTCACGACTGGCTCAGACGCGAGCCCTTCGACCTGTGCCTGACCGACATGCGCCTGCCGGACGGCAACGGCCTGGAACTGGTGCAGCACATCCAGCAGCAGCACCCGCAGCTGCCAGTGGCGATGATCACCGCCCATGGCAACCTCGACCTGGCGATCAACGCCCTCAAGGCCGGCGCCTTCGACTTTCTCACCAAACCGGTGGACCTCACCCGCCTGCGCGAGCTGGTTGGCAGCGCGCTACGCCTGCGCAGCGGCACCGACCAGCAGCACAGCATCGACAGCCGCCTGCTGGGCGATGCCCCGCCGATGCGCACCCTGCGCAAGCAGATCAGCAAGCTGGCGCGCAGCCAGGCGCCGATTTACATCAGCGGCGAATCCGGCAGCGGCAAGGAGCTGGTGGCACGCTTGATCCACGAACAGGGCCCGCGCATCGACAAGCCCTTCGTACCGGTCAACTGCGGCGCCATTCCATCGGAACTGATGGAAAGCGAATTCTTCGGCCATCGCAAAGGCAGCTTTACCGGTGCCCATGAAGACAAGCCCGGCCTGTTCCAGCTCGCCGACGGTGGCACGCTGTTCCTCGACGAAGTCGCCGACCTGCCACTGGGCATGCAGGTCAAACTGCTGCGGGTCATCCAGGAGAAGGCCGTGCGCAGCATCGGCGGCCAGCAGGAGCAGGTGGTGGACGTGCGCCTGCTGTGCGCCACCCACAAGGACCTGGCCCAGGAAGTCAGCGCCGGGCGTTTTCGCCAGGACCTCTACTACCGACTGAACGTCATCGAGCTGCGCGTGCCGCCCTTGCGCGAGCGCCGCGAAGACATCGAGCCCCTGGCCGCCAGCATGCTGCAGCGCCTGGCTGCCAGCTATGCACAGCCGTTGGCGCGCCTGCATCCACAAGCGCTGGAAACCCTGAAGAATTACCGCTTTCCGGGCAACGTGCGGGAGCTGGAGAACATGCTGGAGCGGGCCTACACCTTGTGCGAAGACGACCAGATCCTCGCCAGCGACCTGCGTCTGGCCGACTGTTCGCCGACCCCGGAAGGCGACAGCCCCTGCCTGGCCAGCATCGATAACCTGGAGGATTACCTGGAGAGCATCGAACGCAAGCTGATCCTCCAGGCCCTGGAGGAAACCCGCTGGAACCGCACCGCCGCCGCGCAGCGGCTGAACCTGTCGTTCCGCTCGATGCGCTATCGGCTCAAGAAGCTGGGGCTGGACTGAGCGCTCAGGAGAACAAGCGAGCCGGCGAGTAAGGCGCCGGGTCGATGACTGGCGGCTGGTCCAGCAGCAGGTCGGTGAGCAACTGGCAGGAGGCCGGCGCCAGTACCAGGCCATTGCGGAAGTGCCCGCAGTTGAGCCACAGCCCTTCGAACCCCGGCACTGCGCCAATGAACGGAATACCTTCCGGCGAGCCGGGGCGCAGGCCCGCCCAATGGCCGACCACTTCGGCCTGCGCCAGCGCTGGCAACAGCTCGATGGCCGAGGCCTTGAGGCTTTCCAGCGCCTCGTCCGTAGGGGTCTTGTCGAAACCTTGGTACTCCAGGGTGCTGCCCACCAGAATGTGCCCGTCACGCCGAGGGATGGCGTAGCGCCCCTTGGCCAGCACCATGCTGGGCAGGAAGTCTTGCGCACACTTGAACAGAATCATCTGGCCCTTGACCGGCTCCACCGGCAGGTCGATACCGAGCGGTTTGAGCAGCTCGCCGCTCCAGGCTCCGGCACTGAGCACGACACGCTCGCTGCGCAGTACTTGATCACCGAGGGCGACGCCCGTGATGCGCCCGCCTTCATACTGCAGCCCGGTAACGGCGCTGGCTTCGCGTATTTCGACATTCGTCATGCCGCGCAGCGCGGCCTTGAGCGACTTGACCAGCCGCGGATTGCGCACGTTGGCGACCTCGGCCATGTAGATGGCGCTGCGGTAACCGCTGCCGAGCACCGGCACCGCATCGTAGACCGCCGACAGGTCGACACGGCTCAGTGGCCGCCCCTCACGTTGCGCCCAGGCCAGCGCCTGCTCTTCGTCGTCGAGGTCCAGCCAATACAGGCCGGTAACATGCACCTCGGGGTCCAGGCCGGTCTGCTCGAACAGCCGCGCGCCCAGCTGTGGATAGAAGTCCTGCGACCAATGCGCCAGCGCGGTGACCGCCGCGCTATAGCGCCAGGGGTAGAGCGGCGAAACGATACCGCCGCCGGCCCAGGAAGACTCGCGCCCCACCTCGGCACGCTCCAGCAGACACACCCGCTGCCCGGCCTGCGCCAGGTTGAAGGCCGTCAACAGGCCTATGACACCACCACCGACCACCACCACGTCTTGCCTGGACATTCTGCTCTCTGGTTACGCTAAAAGAAGGGTTATCAACGGCCCCAACAGTCCCTGGCCGTCATGCCACCTGTTGCTCCGGGGTTGGTGCGCGCACCGGTATTGGTGATGGTGAACACACCGCACCTGTCATTGGCCATCAGCCCTCTACCGGTGGCCGCCAGGCTGTACTCCTGGGCGTTCAGGTTGGCGGCGATGGTGTAAAAGTCGTTGCCGGCCGACACGGTAGGCGCCGCCGTATTGGCATTGCCGTTGTAGGTGCCGACCCGCGAATAGAAGCGTTCCAGGGCCTGCGCCTGCTCGGTCAGCAGGCTGGCGATCGCCGCCCGCTGGGTGCGCCTGACGTACTCGGTGTAGCTGGGGTACGCAATGGCGGCAAGGATACCGACAATCACCACCACAATCATGAGTTCGATCAAGGTAAAGCCACGGTTGCTGGATCGCATGAATGCTCCTTTCTACTGGATCTGGCGCCACATGATGCGTTGGAAGATATTCGTACCAGGAGGGTTGGGGACTGCCATGGGCCCTGAGGCACTCAGAACGTATTTGATGTCAGGAACCCCGCCCGTTCCCAAAACGATAGCAGCCACGACTGGGGTCCCCGCGAACCCCATGCCTGACACTATGGAGTCGGAAGCATTGATTTTCCCATCACCATTGGTATCCAGCACCGGGTAGCTGAACATGTTGCCGGTGACGGCATCCAGTTCGAACAGGCGACCGCTACCAACGCTTTCACAGGGGTCTGTGGAGTTCACCGCCGCAGAGGTAAAGAGAATACGATTGCGCAGCGATTGCGCCGGAAAAATCACCCGCTCCCCAAGGTACGGTGCAGCCGTAGCCAATGGCAGATACCAACCCTTGCGGGTGCTCCAGTCCATACCGTTGCTGGTCGAGGTGAAGTAGGTTGCGTTGCTGCCGGTAACCGTTCCATTGATTGCCTGCGGCTGCAGGTTACCCTGGACGATATTACCCGCCCCGCCTTCTGCATCCCAGATGGCATAGAAAGCCTGCTGGGCGGTAGTCTGCTTGTCGCTAAGCTCGCTGAATTTGCCGGTGCCGAAATAGACCAGCTTGCCATTCTGCGGATGGTCCAGCAGCAACGGTTGTACGGTGATGGGCTGAGCGGCACCACCCGGAGCCGTGAACAGTGGCTGGCCATTGAACGCCAGCTTCCAGTTACCAGGGCTGGCATCACTAAGATCGAACTTCCACATCCGCCCCTTGAGATCGCCGGCATAAGCGGCCTGCACCACGTTCTGCGCGTTGACCCGCAACCTGACTGAAGACAAACCGTTGTCAGTTTCGTTGTTCAACTGCGGCGTCTGGATCTCAGTAATGAACTCGCCGGTATTGGCGTTGATGACATACAGCGAGGCTCGCCCCGTGAAGCTTCCATAGCCATTGCCAATCACCATGATGCCGGTGCCATTGGCCATGCGTGCCACATCGGGTTTGGAGTAGGCATACCCCAGGTTGTTGAATTTGTTGGCTGGAGTGGAGGCGTCTGGCGCCTTGATCTCCCAGAGTGCCGTTGGGGTGTTGCTGCCTGCATCGAACAGCTTGACGGCGAAGTACGCCTTGCCTCCCGCGCCGGTCGCGCCATAGGCCACTGTGCGCCAAGGCGAACCTGCACCGGCCTGGGTATCGAAGACCGAAATGG
The Pseudomonas sp. DTU_2021_1001937_2_SI_NGA_ILE_001 DNA segment above includes these coding regions:
- the thiO gene encoding glycine oxidase ThiO yields the protein MSRQDVVVVGGGVIGLLTAFNLAQAGQRVCLLERAEVGRESSWAGGGIVSPLYPWRYSAAVTALAHWSQDFYPQLGARLFEQTGLDPEVHVTGLYWLDLDDEEQALAWAQREGRPLSRVDLSAVYDAVPVLGSGYRSAIYMAEVANVRNPRLVKSLKAALRGMTNVEIREASAVTGLQYEGGRITGVALGDQVLRSERVVLSAGAWSGELLKPLGIDLPVEPVKGQMILFKCAQDFLPSMVLAKGRYAIPRRDGHILVGSTLEYQGFDKTPTDEALESLKASAIELLPALAQAEVVGHWAGLRPGSPEGIPFIGAVPGFEGLWLNCGHFRNGLVLAPASCQLLTDLLLDQPPVIDPAPYSPARLFS
- a CDS encoding outer membrane protein assembly factor BamD; this translates as MQVKHLLLIAILATTAACSSKEVIDENLSEVELYQQAQNDLNNKSYNSATEKLKALESRYPFGRYADQAQLELIYANYKNSEPEAAKSAAERFIRLHPQHPNVDYAYYMRGLTSFDQDVGLLARFLPLDQTKRDPGAARDSFNEFAQLTSRYPNSRYAPDAKQRMIYLRNLLASYEIHVADYYLTRQAYVAAANRGRYVVENFQETPSVGDGLAVMVESYQRLHLDDLAATSLEVLKANYPNHPQLAGGEFTPREPEADNRSWLSKATLGLIGNGAPLPPGETRANQDIVRQYEEAKQAIPKELLPENQAQVEEEAAKNAEGKKSRSWFSYMTFGLFD
- a CDS encoding sigma-54 dependent transcriptional regulator, with the protein product MTSRQKILIVDDEPDIRELLEITLGRMKLDTRAARNVAEAHDWLRREPFDLCLTDMRLPDGNGLELVQHIQQQHPQLPVAMITAHGNLDLAINALKAGAFDFLTKPVDLTRLRELVGSALRLRSGTDQQHSIDSRLLGDAPPMRTLRKQISKLARSQAPIYISGESGSGKELVARLIHEQGPRIDKPFVPVNCGAIPSELMESEFFGHRKGSFTGAHEDKPGLFQLADGGTLFLDEVADLPLGMQVKLLRVIQEKAVRSIGGQQEQVVDVRLLCATHKDLAQEVSAGRFRQDLYYRLNVIELRVPPLRERREDIEPLAASMLQRLAASYAQPLARLHPQALETLKNYRFPGNVRELENMLERAYTLCEDDQILASDLRLADCSPTPEGDSPCLASIDNLEDYLESIERKLILQALEETRWNRTAAAQRLNLSFRSMRYRLKKLGLD
- a CDS encoding type IV pilin protein, translating into MRSSNRGFTLIELMIVVVIVGILAAIAYPSYTEYVRRTQRAAIASLLTEQAQALERFYSRVGTYNGNANTAAPTVSAGNDFYTIAANLNAQEYSLAATGRGLMANDRCGVFTITNTGARTNPGATGGMTARDCWGR
- a CDS encoding PP0621 family protein, with translation MIRIILWAALILAAIWFVKRLLNPPSRKPAADASAQDAPAPMVRCAQCGVHLPRDRALSQEQQWYCSEAHRLQGPASRER
- a CDS encoding two-component system sensor histidine kinase NtrB; its protein translation is MSVEPLSLNSPLAQRILRLYHLYRLIIGIMLVLLVSSDMDVELLDMSNPGLFRAGCWIYLVTNILVVVLLERPRHKALMFSLALSDAILLSGLFYAGGGTASGIGNLLIASVAISNILLRGRVGLSIAAVSAIGIIYLTFYLSFDNPKVANDYVQAGSLGALCFAVALLMQALTARLRLSEVLAEQRAVDVDNLEELNGLILQRMRTGILVLDANRRILLINQAAHALLGHERLNGEVLDDYCPALVERLRHWRMNPVRITESLRTSPAGPVLQASFATLNRHDQQQTLVFLEDLSQVALQAQQLKLAALGRLTAGIAHEIRNPLGAIGHAVQLLEESEELSTPDRRLAQIIHDQSRRINVVIENVLQLSRRREAAPQQLNLAAWLEDFVSQWRASAPPRHQLHCEIGDGALSTRMDPEHLTQVLTNLVHNGLRHSGQVHEQAQVWLRLYHQPGSHLPVLDVLDDGAGVSEQHLGKMFEPFFTTETKGTGLGLYLSRELCASNQAHLDYALRPEGGSCLRITFAHPFKLS